From the genome of Streptomyces sp. V2I9:
CGGCGCCGGCGACCTGGGCGCCGACGTGGTGGGCACCACCCCGGACGGCCGCCGCCTCGTCGTCCAGTGCAAGCGCTACGGGGAGGAGAACCGGGCGGGATCGCAGGACCTCCAGCGCTTCGGCGGCACCTGCTACGCCGTGCACGCGGCGGGCGTGGCGCTCGTCGTCTCCACCGGCGGCTTCACCCAGCCCGCCCTCGACTACGCCGAGCAGTGCGCCATCCTCTGCTACGGCCCCGAGGAGCTGGCCGCCTGGAGCGAGGGCGCCGCACCACCGCCCTGGGAGGCCGTGACCCCCGCCGAGCGGCTGGACGCCGAGATCAGCGGTCCTTGAGCGCCTGCTGGATCGTCCGCATGACCTCGTCCAGCGGGGCATCGGTACGCGCCACCGCCACCAGCACCTCGCCGTCCGCGGCCACCGACGCGGCCGGCCGCTCCGGCTCGTTCCCCGCGGTGCGGCCCGCCCCGATACCGGTGCCGAAGGTGTCGCGCACGATGGCGAAGGCGCGGTCGAGCTGGGCTTCCACGTCCCCCTGGCCGCCCGCCCGCAGCCAGCGGCGCAGCACATGGTTGTGCGCGGTGACCACGGCGGACGCGGCGACCTCCGCGAGCAGCGGGTCGTCGTTGCCCACGTGGTGGTCGCGCTCGTCGAAATGGCCCAGGAGATAGCGGGTGAACAGCCGCTCGTAGCGGGCCACCGACGCGATCTCGGCCTCCCGGAGGGTCGGTACCTCACGGGTCAGTTTGTAACGGGCCACGGAGACCGCGGGCTTGGCCGCGTACATCTTCATGACCTCCTTGATGCCCCGGCAGACGGTGTCGAGCGGATGCTCGTGCGCGGGGGCGGCGTTGAGCACCGCCTCGGCCCTGACGAGGGTGTCGTCGTGGTCCGGGAAGATGGCCTCTTCCTTGGAACGGAAGTGCCGGAAGAAGGTCCTGCGGGCGACGCCCGCGGCGCCCGCGATCTCGTCGACGGTGGTCGCCTCGTACCCCTTCGTGGCGAAGAGTTCCATCGCGGCCGCGGCCAGTTCACGGCGCATCTTGAGCCGTTGGGCGGCCGCCCGCGTCCCCGCAGTGGTCTCCGGGGCGTCGGTCGCGGTGGTGGCACGGGGTGACTTGGCGGGCTGGGACATGGCATGAACGTAACCCATCGGTGCGGGAGAGCGCGCCTGCGGGGGCGGGCCGCCGGGCGGTCCCAGCAGCCCGCCCCACCCGGCTCCCGGATCAGCGACGGGCATATTCGCGGAAGCCGCGCCCCGTCTTGCGACCGAGGCAGCCCGCGGCGACCAGGTGCTCCAGCAGCGGCGCGGGGGCCAGGCCCGGATCGCGGAACTCCTGGTGCAGCACCTTCTCGATGGCCAGCGAGACGTCCAGGCCGACCACGTCGAGCAGTTCGAACGGCCCCATCGGGTAGCCGCCGCCCAGCTTCATCGCCGCGTCGATGTCGTCCAGCGAGGCGTAGTGCTGCTCGACCATCTTGATCGCGTTGTTGAGGTAGGGGAACAGCAGCGCGTTCACGATGAACCCGGCCCGGTCACCGCAGTCCACCGGGTGCTTGCGGATCTTCGCGCAGACCGCGCGGACCGTGGCGTGCACGTCGTCGGCGGTCAGGACGGTACGGACCACCTCGACCAGCTTCATCGCCGGGGCCGGGTTGAAGAAGTGCATCCCGATGACGTCCTCGGGGCGGGTGGTCGCCCGCGCGATCGCGACGACCGGAAGCGAGGACGTGGTGGTGGCGAGCACCGCACCCGGCCGGCAGACCTTGTCCAGCGTGGCGAACAACTGCTGCTTGACCTCCAGGTCCTCGGCGACCGCCTCCACGGCGAGATCGACCTCGGCGAACGCGTCCAGCGAACCGGCCGCCGTGATCCGGGCCAGCGTCTCGTCGCGGGCCTCGGCGGTCAGCCGCCCCTTGGCCACCGACCGCTCCAGCGACTTCGCGATCCGCCCCTTGGCGAGATCCGCCTTCTCCTGGCTCCGGGCCGCCAGCACCACGCCGTACCCGGCCTTCGCGAAGACCTCCGCGATCCCGGACGCCATGGTGCCGGAGCCCGCGACGCCCACCGACGCCACCGCGCGCCCCGCGCCCGCCTCGGCGCCGGCCGCCGGGGTCAGCGCGTCCGGCACCACGTCCTGGCCGCCCGGAGCGTCGTACGTGTAGAAGCCGCGCCCGGCCTTGCGGCCGGTCAGGCCGGCGCTGCTGAGCTGCCCGAGAACGGGGGCCGGGGCGTGCAGCCGGTCGTGGGACTCGGCGTACATGGCCTCCAGGACCGTACGGGCGGTGTCGATCCCGATCAGGTCGAGCAGGGCGAGGGGGCCCATGGGCAGCCCGCAGCCCAGCTTCATCGCCGCGTCGATGTCCTCACGGGAGGCGTAGTTCGCCTCGTACATCGCGGCGGCCTGGTTGAGGTAGCCGAACAGCAGGCCGTCCGCGACGAAACCGGGCCGGTCGCCGACCGCGACCGGCTCCTTGCCCAGCTCGCGGGCGAGCGCGGTGACGGCCGCGACGGCGGGCGGCGCGGTCAGCACCGAGGAGACCACCTCGACCAGCTTCATCACCGGCGCCGGGTTGAAGAAGTGCAGGCCGAGCACGCGCTCGGGACGCTGCGACTCGGCGGCCAGCCGGGTCACCGACAGGGCGTTGGTTCCGGTGGCCAGGATCGCGGTGGGGGAGACGATCGCGTCGAGCTCCCGGAACACCTGCTGCTTGATCTCGTACGACTCGGGCACCACCTCGATGACCAGCTCGGCGTCGGCGGCGGCCCGCAGCGAGTCCGAGGTACGGAACCGGGCGAGTGCGTCGGCCCGCTCCTGCTCGGTGATCCGCCCACGGCTCACGGCGCGCGCGGTGGACGCTTCGAGGGAGGCGACGGCCCCGAGGGCGGCCGCCTCGCTGATGTCGATGCCGATGACCTCGCGGCCCGCGCGGGCCAGGACCTCGGCGATACCGGCGCCCATGGTGCCGAGGCCGACGACGGCGATGGTGGAAAGAGGGGTGTCCATCACGGGACTCCAGGGTGAGTGACGACTGGGGGAGCACGGCGCGCGCGGCGATGAGGGAGCGGCGCGTGGCGTACGGAGCTGCGTGTCGTGGAGCAGGGCGCGCGGGGCGCACGGAAGCTGCGTGTCGTGGAGTGCGGGGCCGAGGCGCGACGGCGCGCCCGGCCGTGAGGGGTGACGGACTCTGTCCCGGAGTCGCGTCGCACAGGAAGCCGAACCGACAAGCACTCCGGTGGCTGCGTCACCAGGCCACCGGAGCCTGCGGGGAGTTGGCCCCGCTCAGATGAGATTAACCGGCGGGTAACGAGCGCGCCACCCCTGGGTCCGTGTGCCCTGGACCACACGGGCTCCGCGAACCCGTCCCGTACACAGTGTGTCCGTCGATACGCTGAGCGTCATGGATGAGGAGTTCCGTTCGCTCATGGACCGGCTGGAGCCCGAGGCGGCCGGGGCGCCGCAGTACGCCCGGCTCGTCGCCGTCGAGGACCCCGAGGAGCTGGCACGGGTCCTGGTGGAGCCGCGCCAGCCGCTGTGGGCCCGCGAGATAGCCGCCTTCCGGCTCGGCTGCGCGGGTGACCGGAGGGCCTTCGAGGCGCTGGTGCTCCTGCTCAACCACCGCGACCCGGAGCGCTGCGTCTCCGCCGCCCACGCCCTGTACCTCCTGCGCGACCCCCGCACCCCGCGCGCGGCCGCCGCCCTCGCCACCAACACCCTGCGCACCGCCTACGCCCTCTACCCGGTGCGCCTGCTGACCGACCTGCGGGCCCCCGAATCGGTTCCCGCCCTGGTCGAGACCCTCGGCCGGCTGCTGGCCCCCGGCGACCCCCACTGGCGTGTCGCCCTCGCCTGCGTGGAGGGCCTGGGACGACTCGCCGACGAACAGGCCCGCCCGGTCCTCACGGCGGCCCTCCCGCACCCCCGCGTCGGCGCGGCCGCGGCGGCGGCGCTCAGCCGGCTGCCGGGGCAGTGAGCGCGCGGACATAACGCACCTCGGACACCGGGGCACCGCCCGCCAGGAACGTGTCCTCGCCCCCGTCCG
Proteins encoded in this window:
- a CDS encoding TetR family transcriptional regulator translates to MSQPAKSPRATTATDAPETTAGTRAAAQRLKMRRELAAAAMELFATKGYEATTVDEIAGAAGVARRTFFRHFRSKEEAIFPDHDDTLVRAEAVLNAAPAHEHPLDTVCRGIKEVMKMYAAKPAVSVARYKLTREVPTLREAEIASVARYERLFTRYLLGHFDERDHHVGNDDPLLAEVAASAVVTAHNHVLRRWLRAGGQGDVEAQLDRAFAIVRDTFGTGIGAGRTAGNEPERPAASVAADGEVLVAVARTDAPLDEVMRTIQQALKDR
- a CDS encoding 3-hydroxyacyl-CoA dehydrogenase family protein; amino-acid sequence: MDTPLSTIAVVGLGTMGAGIAEVLARAGREVIGIDISEAAALGAVASLEASTARAVSRGRITEQERADALARFRTSDSLRAAADAELVIEVVPESYEIKQQVFRELDAIVSPTAILATGTNALSVTRLAAESQRPERVLGLHFFNPAPVMKLVEVVSSVLTAPPAVAAVTALARELGKEPVAVGDRPGFVADGLLFGYLNQAAAMYEANYASREDIDAAMKLGCGLPMGPLALLDLIGIDTARTVLEAMYAESHDRLHAPAPVLGQLSSAGLTGRKAGRGFYTYDAPGGQDVVPDALTPAAGAEAGAGRAVASVGVAGSGTMASGIAEVFAKAGYGVVLAARSQEKADLAKGRIAKSLERSVAKGRLTAEARDETLARITAAGSLDAFAEVDLAVEAVAEDLEVKQQLFATLDKVCRPGAVLATTTSSLPVVAIARATTRPEDVIGMHFFNPAPAMKLVEVVRTVLTADDVHATVRAVCAKIRKHPVDCGDRAGFIVNALLFPYLNNAIKMVEQHYASLDDIDAAMKLGGGYPMGPFELLDVVGLDVSLAIEKVLHQEFRDPGLAPAPLLEHLVAAGCLGRKTGRGFREYARR
- a CDS encoding adenylosuccinate lyase, with translation MDEEFRSLMDRLEPEAAGAPQYARLVAVEDPEELARVLVEPRQPLWAREIAAFRLGCAGDRRAFEALVLLLNHRDPERCVSAAHALYLLRDPRTPRAAAALATNTLRTAYALYPVRLLTDLRAPESVPALVETLGRLLAPGDPHWRVALACVEGLGRLADEQARPVLTAALPHPRVGAAAAAALSRLPGQ